In Nostoc piscinale CENA21, the genomic stretch GATTTAATTCGTAAATTAGATAATGGTCTAATTGTTGATCAAATGTTAGGCGGTAGTGGGGGGATTTCGGGAGACTTTTCGATCAATATTGATTTGGGCTACCGTGTACAGAACGGTCAAGTTACTGGCCGTGTAAAAGACACGATGGTTGCAGGTAATGTTTACACTGCCCTCAAACAAGTTTTAGAATTAGGTAATGATGCGGATTGGAATGGTTCTTGTTATACCCCATCTTTAATAGTCGAAGGACTATCTACTACTAGCAGAAATTATTAAGCGTAGCAGAAGGCAGGAGGCAGGAGGCAGAAGGCAGAAAGAAAAGTCCTACTGTTCGTAGCATTCAAGCTTTCAAATTGTCCTAACATAACTGACTACCGCATTACTCAAAGCTTTGAGGTAACTGAATTTATACTCAGCACTCAGCATTTAGCACTTTGCGATACACAACCAAAATTATGAACTTTGCCACTAGCATAAATGATGCTCTCCAACTGGATAGAATTGTATTTCTAGGTCGTACTTTATCTGAGTATGTGAAATTTTTTTGATCTAGATTTATCGCAGTGGCAAACAGCGAAAATTTTAGATTGTCCGGCTGGTGCAGCTTCCTTTGTGGCGGAACTGCATCAAATGGGTATTGATGCTGTTGCTTGTGACATTGTGTTCAATTTCGATGCAACAACTTTGCAAGCTAAAGGACAAGCCGATTTAGCTCATGTTATGGAAAGATTGGCTGATGTCACCCATAACTATAATTGGGACTTTTATCAAAATATTGCCAAGTTAACTGAATATCGCCAAAGTGCATTAGACAAATTTTTGGCAGATTATCCCAATGGTCGCCAAGCAGGACGCTATATTCACACTGTATTACCAAAATTGCCCTTTGGCGATCGCAGCTTTGATTTAGTATTAAGTGCTAATTTGTTGTTTCTCTATAGTGACTGCTTGGATTATGCTTTTCATTGGCAAACAATTTTAGAACTTTATCGAGTTTGCTCTCAAGAAGTCAGAATTTATCCATTACAGGGTAAAGATGCTCAAAAATATCCTTTGTTAGATAATTTACTTAATGATTTAAATCATGCGGGAATTTCCGCAGAAGTTGTCAATGTACCTTGGGAATTTCTCAAAGGTAGCAATCAAATGTTGCGTTTGTGGCGGTGCGGAAGTCAAAAGTAAAAAGTCAAAAGTCAAAAAGCTTTGTCATAAGCTACTGGACTATTTTAGCTGAAACAGTCCACTAGTACAGGTCGGCGGAAATAAACAGACCATCTAGAATTGCTAAA encodes the following:
- a CDS encoding class I SAM-dependent methyltransferase, with translation MAELHQMGIDAVACDIVFNFDATTLQAKGQADLAHVMERLADVTHNYNWDFYQNIAKLTEYRQSALDKFLADYPNGRQAGRYIHTVLPKLPFGDRSFDLVLSANLLFLYSDCLDYAFHWQTILELYRVCSQEVRIYPLQGKDAQKYPLLDNLLNDLNHAGISAEVVNVPWEFLKGSNQMLRLWRCGSQK